The following DNA comes from Flavisolibacter ginsenosidimutans.
GTTATGAGGAGAATGAATTGATGAAGGCCGAAGCATTGATTTACACAAGCCAAATAAATCAAGGACTGCAAAGCATTGACGCCGTTCGTACGTATCAAGGTGCAGGTTTGGCACCGGTAGCAGGAACGGGCCTGACGCAGGCACAAGCCGTAGCGGAATTGCGAAGCGAAAGAAGAGTAGCGCTTCCTTTCCTTGGCCTTTCCTTTTATGATGCCCGCCGTTGGGGACGCATTTATCCAATTGCGCAAGGCGGCGGCAGAACGCCTGCGGTGGTTGTAAAAAATGACGGCAGTGTTGACAACAACGCGACCATCGAGTATGACTTTTTGGACTATTGGGATGTTCCCGACAATGAGTTAGCCTACAATCCTGCGGCTACCGGAAGCGCACCGACAAAAAACCCGAAATAACAATCGTTCTTTAAAACAAAAACCCCGAATCACTTCGGGGTTTTTTATTTGGCAAGCAATCGTCAGAGCTTTATTTCATCACCGTTGGCATCAAAAAATTTAAACTCGGTGAGGTGGTAACCTGTATCGGGAGTAACGGTAATCTTCGGACCGTATTTCTTTTTCCACTTGGCCGCTTTGTTGTTCCAAAACCAGCCCTTCGTCAGGTAAGCGTGAAGAATGGGATGTGTAACAATTGTGAGTGCTTTGTGGTTGTGCGTGGCGAGATAAGCGATGTTCTTTTCCATTTCGTCTTCCAGCAAAAGCGTGGACGAAATCTTCCCGGTTCCGTTGCAGGTTGGGCAAACTTCCTGGGTTTGAATGTTCATCTCCGGCTTCATGCGTTGCCTTGTAATTTGCATGAGGCCAAATTTGGAGATGGGCAATACGGCGTGTTTGGCCCGGTCGGTTTGCATAAAACCGTCCATCGCTTCCAGCAATTTCTTTTTGTGCTCCGGAAGCTTCATGTCAATAAAGTCAACGACGATGATGCCGCCAATGTCACGCAGGCGAAGCTGCCGGGCAATTTCTTCCGCCGCCTCCAGATTCGTTTCCAGAGCGTTTATTTCCTGGTTGTTGCCCACGCTTTTGTAGCCACTGTTCACATCAATCACGTGCAGGGCTTCCGTGTGTTCGATGATGATGTAGGCGCCGCTTTGCAGATTTACCGTTTTACCAAAAGACCCTTTGATTTGCTTCGTTACGCCAAAAGCGTCAAATACCGGCGAACCGTTTTGATGAAATTGAACAATCTCCGCTTTCTCCGGCGCTACTTTCTGAATGTAGTTTTTGGATTCGGTGTAGATGTTTTTGTCGTTGGTAACGATTTTGTTGAAGTCTTCGTTCAACAGATCACGCAAGATGGAAGCCGTTTTTGTCTGCTCACTTAAAATTTTCGTGGGCGGAACCGCACCGCGTAAATTATTTTGGATAGAAGCCCACATAGCCGCCAATTCCGAAAGGTCTTCGTGCAGTTCGGCGGTGTTTTTTCCTTCGGCGGCGGTGCGTACAATCACGCCAAAATTTTTCGGCTTGATGGATTCAACAATGCGTTGTAACCGCTTTCTTTCTTCCGACGAATGAATCTTGCGCGAAACTGCAACGATGTCGTTAAAAGGCGTTAGCACCACAAAGCGTCCGGGCAAAGAAATTTCGCAACTCAGTCGCGGACCTTTGGCGGCAATAGGCTCTTTTAAAATTTGTACGAGGATGTTGGGCTTGCCGTTCAGGACTTCGTTAATCTTCCCGGTCTTGACGATTTCCGGCTCTACGGAAAAAGTAGCGAAATCAAGCCCACCGGGTGTTTTGTCGTTGATGGCAAGCTGGGTGAATTTTAGCAGCGAACGGGCATAAGGACTTAAATCGGTATAATGTAGAAAGGCATCTTTCTCATAACCTACATCTACAAAAGCGGCGTTCAGGCCGGGGATGAGTTTTTTTACTTTTCCCAGATACAAATCACCAACGGCAAAACGGGCATCGTTCTTTTCGCTGTGAAGCTCCACTAATTTTTTATCCTCTAATAGGGCTATTTCCACACCGGTTGGCGTGGAATGAATAATCAATTCCTTGTTCACACTACAATGTCTTTAAATAAATACGGGCCTGTTCATTTTTTGCCGTTGCGAAATGGAGGATTGTGCAATTGAGGGAGCAAATTGATGGGAACTGCAACCGGTTGAATGAACGTAGCCACAAAAGGACGACCGGAAGCTACGGGGCGTGGCTTCCGGTCTGTCTAAAGAACCTTATTTACGCTTTTTGTGACGGTTCTTTCTCAATCTCTTCTTGCGTTTGTGCGTCGCAATTTTATGACGCTTTCTTTTTTTACCACACGGCATAGTTCAAAAATGTTTTAGTAATTATTTGTTTTTTAACTGGGTTATTCGCTTCTCTATTTCTTTCTTCATCTCCGGTACGGTCACCAACGGAAGTGCTTTCTGATAAGCCTCCGCTGCTTCCTTCTTTTTGTTCATTCGTTCGTAGGTATCGGCCAAAAGCAGTGTGGCTTGTAAACTGGACGGCTGCAAACGTAAAACATTCTGTAAACGCTCTACCGCTTTGTCCAATTGTCCCGACATCAGGCTTGCTTCGGCCAGCGTCAGTTGGGCATAAACGTTTTCCGGCTTGTGTTCCGCTACGTCGCGTATCATGCCAATGCCTTTCATCGGCATGTCCAGGCCGCCGTACAAAATAGTAGCGCCTAACCCTACTTTCGCTGAATCGTTTTCCGGGTTCAGCTTCAAAGAACGTTGAAACAAATCCTGGGCTTGTTCGGCTTCCCAATGTTTAAGCTGGTGGGCTTCTTCGTTGCTCAGGGCATCCAAAAATAAACGGGCAGCAAAGGAAAGGGATTTTTCCGAATTCTCCAACCGGGCTGCTTCGGCGGTGTAGAAGGCATAAGGATAGAAAGCCATCGGCGTAAAGGTGCGGCCACTGTCAGACCAATACCGGGCTAGTTGGTGCATTAGGTGCAGCTTTTGCTCAGCTACATCGCCGCGTACAACGCTGTTTTCGAGCGATGCCAACCGGGCCGCCTGTGCTTGCGGGAGATTTTTCTTGGCGTAATACAAAACGCTGTCGGTGCCAAAGCCGTCGTCGTGCGGCAAATGTTCAGCCATTGCCGGCTGCGGTTTCTTTGCCTTTCGTTCGCCAAAAATCGAAGCCTGTGTAGCGGCAAAAAGGCCAATCACCAAAAGAATAGCAACGCTAAGCGTAATCCACTGAGGTCTGTTCATACATCTCTGCTCCTGTTTCGAAGAATTAAAACAAGAGCGGCAAAGTTACTCGGCAACGGCGGTTTTTTTCACATCGGCCACAAACTCCTTTGCTGGTTTAAAGGCCGGGATGAAGTGTTCGGGGATGTGAACGGCCACATTTTTTTTGATGTTGCGGCCAATTTTAGCGGCTCGCCTTTTGGTGATGAACGAACCAAAGCCGCGGATGTAAATGTTTTCTCCCTTTGAAAGCGACTCTTTGATTTCACGGAAAGCGGTTTCCAGTGTCATCAAAACATCTACTTTGGGGATGCCGGTTTTTTCGGAAATCTGGTTAACTAAATCTGCTTTTCGCATAGTGGCTTTTTTATTGTTAACGAAACACCAATATAGCACAAAGGTGCGTGACTGTCAACAGAATAGAAAAAATCTCAGCCTAAATTAGTCCTTTCTCATTTATGAAAGAAGAAAGCGGGGAAAAAGAGGTTTTAAAGACCGGGAAAAGAGGAGCCGACTTTGCAAACGCCTTGTTGCATTGGAACCGTACCGAGAACCACCGGCAGATGCCGTGGAAGGGCGAAAAGGACCCGTATAAAATTTGGCTCAGCGAAATCATGCTGCAGCAAACACGGGTGGAACAAGGTCTGAAATATTATCAAAATTTTATCGAAGCCTTCCCGAACGTACATGTCTTGGCCGCAGCACCGGAAGCCAAGGTTTTTAAAGTGTGGGAAGGATTGGGTTATTACTCCCGCTGCCGCAATTTAATGACAACGGCCAGCCATGTTTCCAATGAATTGAACGGCATTTTTCCAAAAACTTACGAGGAACTTCTGTCTTTGAAAGGCGTGGGCAGCTATACCGCTGCGGCAATTGGTTCCTTTGCTTATAACCTGCCCTGTGCTGTATTGGACGGCAATGTTTTTCGCGTATTGTCGCGCATTTTCGGCATTGAGGCTCCAATTGACTCTACCCAAGGCAAAAAAACTTTTTCTGCGCTTGCACAAGCTATTTTGCCAAAAGGCCAGGCCGGCGAATACAACCAAGCCATCATGGATTTTGGGGCCATGATATGCAAGCCTTCGCCGCTTTGCGACGCCTGCTTTTTTCAGCAGAAATGCACCGCTTACGTTGAAGGCAAACAAAGCATTCTGCCCGTAAAAGAAAAAAAGACGGTTTTGAAAAAACGTTGGCTGAACTATTTTATCGTACAATGCGGCGATGAGGTTTTGGTACAACAGCGGCTGGAAAAGGACATCTGGCACGGCCTGCATCAGTTTGTTCTGATTGAAACCAAGAAGACCTGCAAAACAAAACAGTTGGAAGTTTTGTTTCAAAAACAATACGGGCTGGAAAACTACACGATCGTGGATGACTGGAAAACGCAGCAACATCTCTCGCACCAAAGCGTGTGCTTTCATTTTGTGCACGTAAAACTGAAACGAAAAAAGAAAGTCGAAAACTATACGTGGACGAAGTTTTCCGATGTAAAGGAGCTGGCTTTTCCGCGGGCCTTGCAACAAATCGTTGCTTCAAGATTGGGCGTTTGACGTTCAAGGTTTATGCCTGCGTATCATGGAAAACATCGAAACAGTGGTGATGCCACCACCTCAAACATTGGATCTCCAACTTCCAACTTTCGTGCTGGCCGGAAATTTGATGAATCTTTTTAAATTTACAGAGAGGCAGCATTAGACGAAATTTATTCTAACGATTAAACCGTAATTGTATGAGAGGCGTAAACCGAGTGATGCTCATTGGCAATTTGGGAAAAGACCCGGACATGCAGTACCTGGAAGGAAACATCGGCGTAGCTAAATTTCCACTGGCCACGACCGAGACCTTTAAAGACCGGTCAGGGAAACTGGTTTCGCAAACCGAATGGCACACCGTGGTTCTTTGGCGCGGACTGGCCGAACTGGCGCAAAAGTATCTGCACAAAGGCAGCCTGGTTTACATCGAGGGCCGCCTGCGCACCCGCAGTTGGGAAGACAAGGAAGGCATTCGCAAGTTTGCCACCGAGGTGGTGGGTGATAATTTGATCATGCTCGACAAGCGCACCGACCACACCGGCGCGGCTCCGCATCCAGCTCCCCATGCGGACAACGAAATAGAAAATTTTCCGGGCACCGATGCACCCGTGGGCGACCCGGGAGACTTGCCTTATTAAGCGTTCGCGGCTAACAAACAACTAGAAAATGTACAAGGCAGGCAGCCGTCCTGCCTTTCTTATTATTTTTGAACCAAAACCTTTGCTTTGGATTATTACGCGGCCTGCGGGCTTCTCCATATCCTTCTACAAAATCCTTTGGCCTCGCAAGGCACCGTTTTAATGGCGGTATTGCTCTTGGTTCTTTTGTTTTTAAGCTTTCTTGTTTCGGGAGCCGAAGTAGCGCTATTCTCGCTGCAGCCCCGCGACGTAAACATGCTGAAGACGAAACAGCACGATGCGGCCAAGCGCATCACATCTTTGCTTGAAAACCGAAAGGAGGTTTATACGACGTTGCTCATTGCCGGGGGCATCTTCAACATCTCCATCATTTTTCTTGCTTACCTGCTTTTAGCGCCACTTAAAATCATTACCCTCCACACGTTTATTGACATTGACCTGGAGATCCTTGTCAAAATCATCATCATTGCCTTTGTACTGGTTTTTGTTTGCAAGATTTTGCCCAAGCTCTGGGCCACACAAAACACCTTGCGCTTTGCTTATACATCGGCGGCACTGGTAGAGGGATTGCACCTGCTTTTGGGTAGCATCAGTGCCCGCATGGTAAGCATTGCCGACAGCATCTCCAAAACCAGCGGCGCCGATGAATCCGATGCCGTAAGCATGAGGGAATTGGACGATGCCATTGAAATCACAAACGTTGAAACAAGCGTTGAGGAAAAAAATATTTTAAAAGGCGTCGTAAAGTTTGGCAACATTACTGTGCGGCAAATCATGCGCTCAAGACTTGACGTGAATGGATTGGAATACGGCGCACCGTTTGCCGAAGTAGTAAAGAAGGTGGAAGAACTGCATTACTCGCGCCTGCCGGTTTACAAAAGCAGTCTCGATGAAATAGTGGGTGTTTTAAACACAAAAGACCTGTTGCCTTACCTGAATGAAACAGACTTTGACTGGCACGGCGTTATTCGCTCTACCTTGTTTGTTCCCGAAACAAAATTGATCAAAGATTTGCTGACGGTTTTTAAAACCAAACGCATTCACTTTGCCATTGTGGTAGATGAATTCGGTGGCACCAGCGGCATTGTCACGATGGAAGACATTCTGGAAGAAATCATCGGCGACATACGCGACGAATTTGATGAAGAAGAAAACACCGTCCGCAAGGTTGATGACCATACCTATATTGCCGATGCCAAGGTGATGTTGCCCGATTTGTGCCGCGCCATGCGCCTTCCCATTGACACCTTTGATGCCGTGAAGGGCGAGAGCGAATCGCTGGCAGGATTGGTATTGGAAATCGCTGGCGAACTGCTTCAGCCCGAACAAAAAGTAACCAGCGGCGATTTTGAATTTACCGTACTGGAGACCGAAAGAGCAAGAATTAAAACCGTGAAGATCTTTGTTAACCATGAAAGTGAACAATAGGCAATTCGTAATCGGCAATCAGCTACCGGCAATGAAAAGCATCACCGCCTGCTTATTGCTCATTGCCTGTTGTTTTTTCACTGCATGCAACAGTGACTTTGTGCAGAAGGAACGCGGTTATTTTAAAATTCCGATGCCGCAAAAAAAATATCAACTCTTTGACAAAGCCGGCTTTCCATACACGTTTGAATATCCGGCATATGCTACCATCATTCCCGACTCTACTTTCTTTGACGAAAAAGCCGAGAATCCTTACTGGATCAACATCTTCTTTCCGCAGTTCGACGGCGAGCTGCATTTAAGCTACAAAGACATTGGCCGCAACAAATTTGACACGTTGATAAAGGATGCTTTCACGATGGCATACAAGCAGCACACGTCCATTGCATCGGCCATCAAGCCCGTAAAGTTTGTGATGCCCAACCATGTAAGCGGCATTTACTTTACACTGAAAGGAAACGCAGCCACGGCCAACCAGTTTTTCGCCACCGATTCGGTAAAACATTTTTTGCGCGGCGCACTCTATTTTAACGCTCCGCCTAACGAAGATTCGCTTCGACCCGTCAACAATTTTTTGCGCGAAGACATGCAGCACCTGATTGGCACCTTGCGGTGGAGATAATTTCGCGTGAGATGTGAAAAGTGAAACGTGAGACCGTCGTTCACGACGGTTTAAATGATTTTACAATCTCACGTTTCACACCTTGCGTCGGTATCTTTGCCCCATGATCCAAATTGAAAATGTGTTGGTGAGTGACGATGTGGTGGAAGCGAAATTTGTTTGCGACCTGCACAAATGCAAGGGCGGCTGTTGCGAAGACGGAGATGCCGGCGCGCCGCTTGAAAAAGAAGAAAAGAGGCTCCTTGATGAAATATTTGAAGCCGTTAAACCTTACCTCACACCCGAAGGCCTTGCCGCCATTGAACGGCAGGGCAAATATCTTTACGATCATGAGTTTGGCTGGGTAACGCCCACGGTGAACGGCGGCGTTTGCGCTTATGGCTATCGCGATGAAAAAGGCATCATCAAATGCGGTATTGAACAGGCTTATTACGATGGAAAAGTGAAATGGAAGAAACCAATCTCCTGTCATCTTTTTCCCATAAGAATTGTAGAAGCAAAACACGCCACGTACGTAAATTACGAACCCCGGGAAGACATGTGCAACCCGGCTTGTGCATTGGGCAAGAAATTAAAAATGCCGGTTTATCAGTTTTTAAAAGAACCTATCATCCGTAAGTTTGGCGAAGAGTTTTACGAGGCACTTGAACAAGTGGCGATTGAGTATTTTGAGGCGAAGCAGAAATAAAAGCCGCTGTTATCTGCTGTAATTTCGATACATCTAAAATGCGTGAATATGAATTACGGTCCTATAAACATTGACCCGGAAACCATGGGCGGCACGCCGGTATTTACGGGAACCAGAGTACCAATCCAAACACTTTTTGATTACCTGGAGGGTGGCGATGCTTTGGAAGAATTTCTTGACGATTATCCGAGTGTTTCCAGAGAAGCCGCTGTCAGCGTTTTGGAGATAGCGAAAAAAACGTTGACAACCGAAAAATCATTGAATGAGAATTTTGCTTGACGAAAATCTCCCACGGCAATTAAAATCAAGTTTCGACCCTCCTCACGAAGTAAAAACCGTCCGTGATTTGGGGTGGCTCGGCAAGAAGAACGGCGAGCTTTTAGGGCTGGCAGTTTTTAACGGATTTGATTATTTCATTACACTGGATAAAAATCTTCGTCATCAACAGAATCTTGGCCGGGTTGACCCAAAAATCAAAGGAGGGAACCTGCAAAAATTGAACGAAATCTCCTGACACTTCCGGAAACAAACTTTATGTCCGAACAATCATCTTCCTTCAAAGCCAAAAGCACGGTGAAAGCGGCCGATAAAGAACACCGCCGCAAAATCAACTTCAACATCGCCCGTTATAACGCGGTTGTGCCCGTGGGCAAGCAGCAGTTTACCGATGTTCACCTGGCAAGAGAGCAGGCAAAGAACGTCAAATGGAAAGCCATTGAAACATTGGATCAACAGCTTCAAACCTTTGAAGAGCAAATTTCAAAGCGGGGCGCAAAAGTGTTGTGGGCCGAAACAGCCGACGACGCATTGGCCGAGATACTAAAAATCTGCACCGAAAAGAATTGCTCCACCGTTGTGAAGAGCAAGAGCATGGTAACGGAAGAACTGCACCTGAACAAGTTTCTGGCAAAGCACAACATTGAAAGCGTGGAAACGGATCTCGGCGAATACATTCAGCAGTTGGATGACGAACCGCCTTACCACATCGTTACGCCAGCCATGCACAAAAGCAAGGAAGATGTGGCCAAACTTTTTACGGAGAAACTTGGAACAGCACCCAATCTTACACCAAGTCAGCTCACACTCGTTGCACGGGAAAAGCTTCGCGAAAAATACACGCAGGCCGAGATTGGCATTACCGGCGCCAACTTCATCATCGCTGATGAAGGCGCCATTGCCGTTACCGAAAATGAAGGCAACGGACGCTTGAGTGCATCTTATCCAAAAACACACATCGTCATTGTTGGCATTGAAAAAGTCATTCCGTCTTTAACCGATCTCGGATTGTTCTGGCCCTTACTGGCAACCTTTGGCACAGGGCAAAGAGTAACGGTTTACAACACCATCATTGCCGGCCCAAAACAAGTAACTGAAAACGACGGCCCCGAAGAGATGTACGTCATTTTGCTCGACAACGGCCGCACCAATATTCTGGCAAATCCCAAAACCCGCGAATCGCTTTATTGCATTCGTTGCGGCGCTTGTTTGAACGCTTGCCCGGTTTATAAAAACATCGGCGGCCATGCATACGGCACTACGTACAGCGGGCCGATTGGTTCGGTTATTACGCCACATTTAAAAGATTTGGGCGACTGGAAACATCTCAGTTATGCCTCTTCGCTTTGTGGCAATTGCACCGAAGTTTGCGCGGTAAAAATTAACCTGCACGAATTGTTGTTGGAGAACCGTCACGAAGCCGTTGAAGAAGGCGATGCAGCCTTTGCCGAAAAGATTACCTGGAAGGTTTGGAAACAGGCCATGCTCAGCCGCCGCATCATGAACACGGGCACGGGCAGCATGAAAAACAAGGTGGTGAACGGCTTGGCGAAAAGTTGGACGCAGCATCGCGCCAATCTTGACTTTCCGGCCAAATCGTTTAATCAATTGTGGCGCGAAAAAAGTAAAAAGTGAAAATTCAAAAGTAAAAAAGAGGCCTTCGTTGTAAAGGTTTTTTGCTTTTTACTTTTGAATTTTGACTTACTTTAAGTCGTGATCATTTACAGCCATACGTCAACGCCAAGGCTCCAGTACGTCGTTGATTTTTTATCCGAGTATTACAACACGCCCATTCGGCTACTCTTTGACGAAGAAAAATATTTAGCTCATCCCGATCTGCACCGGATCAATTACAGTTATCACCGCTTAAACGATGGGGAAATCTGGATTCATCCCCATGCACTGCTGTTTGAGTCGGCCATTCGTTTGGTAAAGATTGAATGTTTTGAACACCGCGGCTACAAGATTTTCTTTCATGCCGAAGGCGACACGGGCTTTGATTTGTTTGCGGGAATTTTTTACCTGCTCACACGATACGAAGAATACCTGCCACATCAAAAAGACGAATACGGCCGGTACGCACACCAAAACGCATTGGCCTTTCGCGAAGACTTCCTGCACCTGCCTTTGATCAACATCTGGCTCGAAGATTTCCGGTTTTTGCTCGTCGAAAAATTTTCCGATCTCCAACTCCTAACTTCCAACTTCCGTCTTCAACTCACCTACGACATTGACATTGCCTGGAGTTTTCAAAACAAAGGCTTTAAGCGAAACGCAGGCGCTGTCACAAAGCTGTTTTTCACCGGCCAATGGCGCAGCATGGCGCAGCGCATTCGCGTCATTCGCGGCAAGGCGCAAGACCCTTTTGATGCCTACGATTGGATGGATGAACTTCATCACCAGAACCACTTGCAACCGCTTTATTTTTTTCTGGTGGCCGAACAAAAAGGTAAGCTCGACAAGAACATTGACGTTGCCAATCCGGCGTTTCTGGCCTTGATAAAAGATACGGCCACCAAATACAAAATTGGCTTGCATCCATCCTGGGCCAGCGGCGATCATCCGGCTCTTTTGAAGAGAGAAAAAACCCGCTTGGAAAAAATCATTGACGGCCGCATCAATGCCTCGCGGCAGCATTACATTCGTTTCCATTTGCCCACAACTTTCCATCAACTTCTTTCCGCAGAAATCACGGACGATTATTCGATGGGCTATGGCAGCATCAACGGGTTTCGGGCCTCGGTGGCCGCGTCTTTTTACTGGTACGATTTAAAGGCCGAGATCAAATCACCACTTCACGTCCACCCGTTTTGTTTTATGGATGCCAATGCTTTTTTTGAAGAAAAAAAATCAGCGGATGATGCCTTGCGGGAATTGATGCAGTACGTTGAAATCATTCGTTCCGTTGGCGGCCAAATGATCACCGTTTGGCATAACAATTTTTTGGGTAGCGATTCGCTTTACGAAGGGTGGCGGGAAGCCTACGAGCGTTTTGTGCAAACGGCGTCGTCGTTTACGCGGGTTCAATAATCAATCACGCTGCCTGCTTTTGCGGCCGCCTGTGCTGAATCGGGCAGCAGCGCCGCAATGCCGTATGCAATCACCGCGGCAATCAGTCCCACCATAAACACCGTGTAGGCAATGCGCAGGTAGCGGTATTTTTTCGCCAGCACTACGCCCAAATAATACACGTCCATGATCATGGTGTCGTATAAATATTCGCGGTCGCGAATCATTTGGTTCATGCCCCATTGGTAATCGCTCAATTGCATTTTGTGAAAATTACCAAAGAAAAGCAGGTTGGTTTTTTTGTTGCGGATGTCTTCTTCGGTAAACATGCCGCGGTTAACGCTTGGCCTTGTGGCCAGGATGGAACACGTTACCGATACAAGACAAGTGAGCATGAGAATGCCGGTGGGAATGATGTAGGAGCTGAATTCCGGGTACTGAATGCGCGGCACCAGGTACCCAACGCTTACGGCCAGAATACCGGAGTTCACCGTTATCATGATGTGGGCCTTGCTGTCGGCCATGCTGCTTAACTGCATGTGGTTGTGCGAGACGGTGCGAAACATGGTTTGTACGCCGCGTTCCGTTTCCTTGTCGGCCTTCTGGCTCTTGCCGCTTCCGGTTATGTACGGAAAGGCCTGCACTTTTT
Coding sequences within:
- a CDS encoding polysaccharide deacetylase family protein; this translates as MIIYSHTSTPRLQYVVDFLSEYYNTPIRLLFDEEKYLAHPDLHRINYSYHRLNDGEIWIHPHALLFESAIRLVKIECFEHRGYKIFFHAEGDTGFDLFAGIFYLLTRYEEYLPHQKDEYGRYAHQNALAFREDFLHLPLINIWLEDFRFLLVEKFSDLQLLTSNFRLQLTYDIDIAWSFQNKGFKRNAGAVTKLFFTGQWRSMAQRIRVIRGKAQDPFDAYDWMDELHHQNHLQPLYFFLVAEQKGKLDKNIDVANPAFLALIKDTATKYKIGLHPSWASGDHPALLKREKTRLEKIIDGRINASRQHYIRFHLPTTFHQLLSAEITDDYSMGYGSINGFRASVAASFYWYDLKAEIKSPLHVHPFCFMDANAFFEEKKSADDALRELMQYVEIIRSVGGQMITVWHNNFLGSDSLYEGWREAYERFVQTASSFTRVQ
- a CDS encoding Pycsar system effector family protein produces the protein MNETNSQLLAAVRAYVTDIFQHKVPPVFVFHSLEHTEDVVEGCSHMADYYSLADEDRLVLLLAAWFHDTGFQSGQAEGHEEVSVQTATHFLQSKGVDETTVQRVASCIQATRMPQSPVSLVEKILCDADLYHLATDDFKARNELLKQERESLLGRKIDKQEWRKNNLQFLSRHQYFTDYGREVLAQKKAENVALLQKKKQQKKIAEEEEKVQAFPYITGSGKSQKADKETERGVQTMFRTVSHNHMQLSSMADSKAHIMITVNSGILAVSVGYLVPRIQYPEFSSYIIPTGILMLTCLVSVTCSILATRPSVNRGMFTEEDIRNKKTNLLFFGNFHKMQLSDYQWGMNQMIRDREYLYDTMIMDVYYLGVVLAKKYRYLRIAYTVFMVGLIAAVIAYGIAALLPDSAQAAAKAGSVIDY